Sequence from the Candidatus Thioglobus sp. NP1 genome:
GGGTTAGTGGTCCTGAAGATATTTCTCCACCTGAGTACTTCTGGGGATACAATCGAATGCTAACTGTTGAAGGCCTCTTTGGTGCTGGTGATACTGTTGGTGGAACTGCTCATAAATTTTCCTCAGGCTCTTTTACTGAAGGGAGGATAGCCGCAAAAGCAGCTGTTAAATATATCCAAGATATGGGTGATGATAAGATTCAAGTTAGTAATAAACAATGTGATGATCTGAAAGAGATTATTTATAAACCATTAGAAAACTATACAGTGGGTCGTAATGAAATTACTGCTGGAACAGTATCACCAAGTTATATATTGCCTATTCAAGGACTTCAACGTCTTGAAAAAATAATGGATGAATATTGTGGTGGTATTGGTGTTAACTATATGACAAATGGAAACCTACTTAAAAAGTGTATTGAACTATTAGAAATATTGCAAGAAGATCTTGAGCATATTGGTGCTGAAGACCTTCATCAGCTAATGCGTGGATGGGAATTAAGGCATCGTACAATTACTTCAGAATGTGTTGCACAGCATACATTATTTCGGGAAGAAACACGCTGGCCAGGATACTACTATAGAGGAGATCACATGAAACTAGATGATGAGAATTGGCATTGTTTAACTGTTTCTAGACGTGATCCAAAAACTGCTAAATGGACTTTGGAAAAAGCGCCTCTTTATCATATAGTTGATTAGTCAAATTTAAAGTTTTTAGAACTGGGTCTCAATTTGTAACCCCAACAATAAAGCTATAGATTATTATAAAATCCAAACTTAAAAAACTACTAGGTGAACTAAATGAATCTTCTTGAGAAAACTAATGAAGAAATACTTGAAATTGCTGATCCCTTAATGGATGAGTTAGTTGCATCATCGAACAAGCGAGATTATCTAGGCTTTATTAAAAACTTTTCAAAAGAAATGTTGATGGGTGCAAATGAGATTGAAATGGGAAAGCAATGGACTAAAAATAAAATGTTATCAAGCTTATCTATTGAAAGAGAGTTCCTAGGCTGTCTTAGAAGAGGAGAATATGTTTCAGTCCTATATAAACAAACCAGCGATGAAGTTCCTGGAGAATTTTTAGGTCGACTTGTTCTTGGTATTCAAGACTCTGAAGTCAAAATATTTGGTGCAACTATTTTTTAACACCTCTATAAATTTGTTGAATATACATCTGTCTATTCAATTTATTAAACTAATAAACATATGAGTGAAATAATCTCCATAAACAAATTTGTTGAACTAACTTACCGAATTATAGATCAGTCTAATGGTGAAGTTATAGAGCAGGTTGAAGAGCCATTAGGTTATGTTCAGGGAGATAACTCATTATTATTTAATCAAGTAACCAAAGAGCTTGAAGGTAAATGTGTAGGTGATGAAGTAGAAATTTTACTAAAAGCAGAAGATGCATTTGGAAAAAAAGCTGATGAACTAATTTTTACTGACGATATTGATAATGTACCAATGGAGTATAGACACATAGGCGCTAACGTAACGATGCAGAATGATAAGGGTGGAACTAAAGATTTTGTTGTCTCAAATATTGAAAATGGCAAACTTACAATAGATGGAAATCATCCACTTGCGGGTAAAGATATCATTTTTTTTGTAGAGGTTCTATCGATTCGTGATGCAACAGCTGATGAGATTATTGAAGGTGGCTCGATAGACTAATTAGTTGTAAATTCAAGAAAAAATATCATCATAAACATGTGACTTAATGTTCCACTCATCTTGATTTTCAATTGTAAGTAGAAGACATCTTGCTCCACCATAATTTCTTACTGGGCCAGCAGATCCAGGATTTATAACCCAAGGCGATTGCTTGTCATCTATTACCTGCACATGAGTGTGGCCATAGACAATAGCTTTTGCCTCTGGATGTGTGGCCCTCAGTGAATCATGACTTGGCTCATAATGCCCATGCATATGGCCATGCTCAACAACAATCTTTCCACCAGGTAACTCTAGACTTTCAATATCACTAAGTGAGACTATATGCCCATCATTATTCCCTCTAACAGCAAGCATCCTTTGTCTGGGATTAATTTGTTCTAAAGAGTCCTCTTCCATTACATCACCAGCATGAATGACATAATCACAGTCATTCATAAGCTCTATAATTCTTGGATGAATTGTTCCATGGGTGTCTGAGAGAATACCAACCTTAATCACTATTGAAGTGACTTAAGTCTAAGTCGAAGCGCATTAAGTTTTATAAAACCTTCAGCATCTTTTTGATTATAGGCACCATCATCATCTTCAAAGGTTGCAATTTTTTCACTGAATAAGCTTTTATTAGATTTACGACCGACTATTGAAACATTACCTTTATAAAGCTTTACTCTCACAGTACCAGTAACATTTTCTTGAGAAGCATCAATAGCAGCTTGCATCATTTCACGTTCTGGAGCAAACCAAAAACCGTTATAAATAAGTTTTGCATATTTTGGCATTAGTTCATCTTTCAGGTGAGCAGCTTCACGATCTAAAGTCAAAGATTCAATTGCTCGATGAGCTTTCAACATGACCGTTCCTGCTGGCGTTTCATAACAACCTCGAGACTTCATACCAACAAAACGGTTTTCAACAATATCAAGCCTGCCAATACCATGAGCACCTGCAAGCTGATTAAGCTCTTCCATAATCTGCGCTGGCGACAATGAATTCCCATTAATTGCAGTAATATCGCCTTTTTCATAACTTAATTCTAAATATTCAGCATTATCAGGTGCTTCTTCTGGTGATACTGTCCATCGCCACATATCATCTTCAGGTTCTTTCCAAGGATCTTCTAAGAGATCACCTTCATAAGAAATATGGAGAAGATTAGCATCCATTGAATAAGGAGACTTTTTTGATTGTTTTTTATATTCAACCTCTATATTATGCTCTTTCGCATAACTCATTAAACTTTCACGAGAAGATAAATCCCATTCGCGCCAAGGAGCAATAATTTGAATATCAGCATTAATAGCATAGGCATTAAGTTCAAACCTAACCTGATCATTTCCTTTTCCAGTAGCGCCATGAGAAATCGCATCAGCACCAACTGCTTGAGCAATTTCAACGAGTCGCTTAGAGATAAGTGGCCTTGCAATAGATGTACCTAAAAGGTACTCCCCCTCATAAATAGCGTTAGCACGAAACATAGGAAAAACAAAATCCCTTGCAAATTCTTCTCGCAAATCTTCTATATAAATTTCCTTTATCCCCATTGCAACAGCTTTCAACCTTGCAGGTTCAACCTCTTCACCTTGTCCAATGTCTGCAGTAAAAGTAACAACTTCACAGTTATAAGTCTCTTGCAACCATTTAGCAATAATGCTAGTGTCTAATCCACCAGAGTAAGCTAAAACAACTTTATTCATTATTTCTCAATATAGTTAAATTCTTTTTCGTAAAGCAATTCACTGTTATCAGCAAAGACTTGAACCTTCCATTTTCCTAGCCAGGTATACCAAAGATTTTTTGATGACCAAACTCTCCAACGTGGCCCCTTAACATCAAATGAAATACTAGCCATAACTTTATCATTATAAATCCAGCGATGAATAACAGTTTGGCCTTGCAGATTTCGTAAATTTGTAAAAAAGTAGATTTTACCCAAAGAATTATCAAGTTCTTCAACAATATTAATAGGGGTCCTATCAATAACATCTATAGCAAACTCTGCATTTGAAATATTCTGATGAGGCCACTCATCTGCTAATCCATTAACTGATATTAAAAAACAAAATAATAGTACTACTATTTTTTTCATTTAATCCACCCAAGTTATAACATGTTCGAATAATTGATCATTTGAAACAACATCATCTCTATAAGTTCGGCCCCTCACAGAAATACCTGCTAAATGAACACTTTCCCTGTTACCACTAACCAAAGGGTGCCAGACAGGTAAATCTTTACCCTCATATATTAACCGATATGCACATGTACTAGGAAGCCAATTAAATTTTTCTCCCCAATTGGGCTTAATACTTAAACAGTCTGAAACAAAACTTTGACGATCTTCATAGTGAGGACAAGTACACTCTTCTTCATCTAAATAGTGACATGCAACATCTGTAAAATATATCTTTCCAGAGTCGTCATCTTCTAATTTATGAAGACAGCAGCGCCCACATCCATCGCAAAGCGACTCCCATTCTTCAGAACTCATCTGATGTAAGGTTTTAGATTTCCAGAAGGGTTTTTTTAATATTTTCAATTTGTTTTATAAAATGTAATTAACTGGGCTGCCTATTAATATTATTTTAATTATAGACTCCTTGCTAGTTTTCTAACAGCTTCCATATGATTGTCAAAAACATCCTTTTTCATATTAGGAAGAACGGAATAGAATCTAATATATTTTGTTTTTAAACCACCTAATTGAAACACAGATTTTTTAAGTCTTCTAAAAGGAATATTATCAAAAAATGAAAAGTTCCAATAACTCACCATAGGCCCTCCATAACTTATTGAAACAATACCTAGTTTACCTTTCATTGCTCCGGGGACTGGAAAACCATAATTTTTAAAATATTTACTATCAGCAAACACCGACCTATAAGAGAAAAACCATTTAGGATGAAGCACCCAATCTATCCAATTTTCTAGAATACTGTTAAGTCTTAAATTATGACATGCCCCAATCAAAAACATAACATCGCTTGATTCAAGTCTTTCTCTGTAGTCTAAAACGAGCTGTGGTGGGGGGTTAATATTCGTGTTATAGAATGGAAGTTGATTTTTTTCTTCAAACAAATTAACAAGATCTACTGCATGACCGCATTGTTTTGCCTCATCAATAAAAGTATCTCTGACTGCTGAATTAAAAGAATCACTTGTATTATGATGGCCGTAAGCAATAAATATTTTCAATCCAAACCTCCTATCCATTAATTTCAGGATTCATCTGATATAAAGTTCTAGCTTTCCAAATTATTTCTTTAAAGTCCTTTTTTAAATAATGCTTATATTAATTTTTAAAGGTAATTATAAGCCTGTTTGAGAAAATAATCTTTCTATTCCAATTGCTACTCCAGAGCAAAAAGGAAGCTCTTTTTCATTTAGCTCATTTAAAAATTGTTCGTCAATTAGAGGAATTTTTTTATTTAACTTTTCCCTTTTATTTAACTCATCATTAAATCTTAATCGATAACTCTCACTACTTTTTAACTCTTGATAGCCATTAGCTATCTCTATACCTTTAATATATATTTCGAAACGATGTGCAATAGGTCCATTAATTTGGGCTAGTGCCGACTGCTCTTTTGGATAATCATAAATAATACAAATAGGGATTTTTGCTATTTTAGGTTCAATTAAATGAACAAAAAGAAGTGTTTGAAGATCTTCAATCCATTGATAATCTGGATTTAAACCATGTGATTTTGCTATTAACCTTAGTCCATCAAAATCTGTATTCAATATATCTATTTCACTATATTTATTAAATACATCATTATATGAAAGCCTTACAATATCTTTTGAATGGCCAAGCTCAACTAAGAAATCTTCAATTTCATCAATTAATTGGTGCATCCCAAAACCAATTCGATAGTACTCGAGCATTGTAAATTCATTTGAGTTAAATCTACCATGTTCATTATCTCTAAATACTTTAGAGATTTGAAATATGTCGCCACTTCCTTTTAGAATGAGCCTTTTCATTTCTATTTCTGGTGAGGTGTGCAAGTAGCGTTTACTATTTTGATGAATATCTTCATTAATTTCCATACTGATACTATCTATATAGACATCACTCGTTGGTGTTAATAATAATGAGGGGGTTGAAACCTCAACTACTTTTCTTTTATAAAAGAAATCTCTTATAAGACAAATAAAATTTTGATATTTTAGAAGGCTAGTCTTAATTTCAGACATAGAAAAATGAAATTATGCCCTTCCTGAGTATTCATTAGTTCGAGTGTCCACCTTAACCTTATCACCAATGCTTACAAATAAAGGCACCTGAACAACTACACCAGTATTGAGAGTTGCTGGCTTACCTCCTGTTCCAGCAGTATCTCCTTTTAACCCAGGATCTGTATCAACAACCTCCAGAGTTACTTGAATTGGAGGGATTACTGAA
This genomic interval carries:
- a CDS encoding peptidylprolyl isomerase, producing the protein MSEIISINKFVELTYRIIDQSNGEVIEQVEEPLGYVQGDNSLLFNQVTKELEGKCVGDEVEILLKAEDAFGKKADELIFTDDIDNVPMEYRHIGANVTMQNDKGGTKDFVVSNIENGKLTIDGNHPLAGKDIIFFVEVLSIRDATADEIIEGGSID
- a CDS encoding metallophosphoesterase, with the protein product MIKVGILSDTHGTIHPRIIELMNDCDYVIHAGDVMEEDSLEQINPRQRMLAVRGNNDGHIVSLSDIESLELPGGKIVVEHGHMHGHYEPSHDSLRATHPEAKAIVYGHTHVQVIDDKQSPWVINPGSAGPVRNYGGARCLLLTIENQDEWNIKSHVYDDIFS
- a CDS encoding argininosuccinate synthase, whose product is MNKVVLAYSGGLDTSIIAKWLQETYNCEVVTFTADIGQGEEVEPARLKAVAMGIKEIYIEDLREEFARDFVFPMFRANAIYEGEYLLGTSIARPLISKRLVEIAQAVGADAISHGATGKGNDQVRFELNAYAINADIQIIAPWREWDLSSRESLMSYAKEHNIEVEYKKQSKKSPYSMDANLLHISYEGDLLEDPWKEPEDDMWRWTVSPEEAPDNAEYLELSYEKGDITAINGNSLSPAQIMEELNQLAGAHGIGRLDIVENRFVGMKSRGCYETPAGTVMLKAHRAIESLTLDREAAHLKDELMPKYAKLIYNGFWFAPEREMMQAAIDASQENVTGTVRVKLYKGNVSIVGRKSNKSLFSEKIATFEDDDGAYNQKDAEGFIKLNALRLRLKSLQ
- a CDS encoding DUF2914 domain-containing protein, whose protein sequence is MKKIVVLLFCFLISVNGLADEWPHQNISNAEFAIDVIDRTPINIVEELDNSLGKIYFFTNLRNLQGQTVIHRWIYNDKVMASISFDVKGPRWRVWSSKNLWYTWLGKWKVQVFADNSELLYEKEFNYIEK
- a CDS encoding YcgN family cysteine cluster protein, with protein sequence MSSEEWESLCDGCGRCCLHKLEDDDSGKIYFTDVACHYLDEEECTCPHYEDRQSFVSDCLSIKPNWGEKFNWLPSTCAYRLIYEGKDLPVWHPLVSGNRESVHLAGISVRGRTYRDDVVSNDQLFEHVITWVD
- a CDS encoding NAD(P)H-dependent oxidoreductase gives rise to the protein MKIFIAYGHHNTSDSFNSAVRDTFIDEAKQCGHAVDLVNLFEEKNQLPFYNTNINPPPQLVLDYRERLESSDVMFLIGACHNLRLNSILENWIDWVLHPKWFFSYRSVFADSKYFKNYGFPVPGAMKGKLGIVSISYGGPMVSYWNFSFFDNIPFRRLKKSVFQLGGLKTKYIRFYSVLPNMKKDVFDNHMEAVRKLARSL
- the epmA gene encoding EF-P lysine aminoacylase EpmA is translated as MSEIKTSLLKYQNFICLIRDFFYKRKVVEVSTPSLLLTPTSDVYIDSISMEINEDIHQNSKRYLHTSPEIEMKRLILKGSGDIFQISKVFRDNEHGRFNSNEFTMLEYYRIGFGMHQLIDEIEDFLVELGHSKDIVRLSYNDVFNKYSEIDILNTDFDGLRLIAKSHGLNPDYQWIEDLQTLLFVHLIEPKIAKIPICIIYDYPKEQSALAQINGPIAHRFEIYIKGIEIANGYQELKSSESYRLRFNDELNKREKLNKKIPLIDEQFLNELNEKELPFCSGVAIGIERLFSQTGL